A segment of the bacterium genome:
CAATTGCCATAGCCTGCCCCCTCTCCTCTGCTTCAATCCCAGGATATGCACCAGGGGTGTCAATGAATGTGATTATGGGCTTCCTAAACCTTCCTCCAAGCTCCATTATCCTTTTTGCCTTTCTATATCCCTCTGGACTTGCCATTCCAAAGTTATAAACAAGGTTTTCCTTTAACTCCCTTCCCTTCCTATGTCCAATAAGCATTACCTTGTTTTCTCCAATCCTTCCTATGCCTCCTATGATTGCCTGGTCATTCCCAAAAACCCTATCACCACAAAGCTCTATAAATTCATCAAATAACCCATCTATATAATCCATAATATTCGGTCTCTTTGGATGCCTTGCTATTTGAACTATTTGGTAGGGTTTAAGGCTTGAGTAAATCTTCTTTTTTTCCAAAGCCAGAGACCTCTTTAACTTCCTCTTTTTCTTCTCATCCTTTTCCCCTTCGATCATTTTTTCTATCTCAATAAGGGGGGTTTCAAAATCCAAAAATCCGTTATACATTTTTTATTTCAAGATAAATTTAAGTATAATCTATCTTAAGTCCTAATGCAACAGATTAAGGATAAAGGGGATGCATCTTTTTGAAGCACCTATGAAGTTTAAGGCAACATCTTTTGCATTTTTCCCCATTTTTTTTAGCTGATCTGGGTTTTCAAGAAGATAGGATATTTGAGAAAAAAGGGAGGCTT
Coding sequences within it:
- a CDS encoding acetyl-CoA carboxylase carboxyltransferase subunit alpha, which encodes MYNGFLDFETPLIEIEKMIEGEKDEKKKRKLKRSLALEKKKIYSSLKPYQIVQIARHPKRPNIMDYIDGLFDEFIELCGDRVFGNDQAIIGGIGRIGENKVMLIGHRKGRELKENLVYNFGMASPEGYRKAKRIMELGGRFRKPIITFIDTPGAYPGIEAEERGQAMAIAENLYTFFKLPSPIISIVIGEGGSGGALGIGVSDRILMLKYSMYSVASPEACASILWKDAEEVYKASENLHLTADALYKLGLIDGIIDEPLEGSHKDPQKTIKNVKNAIISSLKELSSYSSEILLEERAKKYRKIGFFKRLD